One segment of Nomia melanderi isolate GNS246 chromosome 10, iyNomMela1, whole genome shotgun sequence DNA contains the following:
- the LOC143174178 gene encoding UPF0669 protein C6orf120 homolog: MKSIFFLIILQVSYVLPLKEKLLHYISDEVVAGSYKYYSLTYDGFIKIILTSETGDADIYASQFTTKPTYKPDQYCLQSATCGEDIILIPDSFKRPVSIGVYGHPSHEVSEYILLVYESTNTENIFYDRRSDDVHEDYNDKVSFVM, translated from the exons ATGAagagtatattttttttaatcattttg cAAGTATCTTACGTATTGCCATTGAAGGAAAAGTTGTTACATTACATATCCGACGAAGTTGTTGCAGgttcttataaatattacagtttAACGTACGATGgatttatcaaaataatattaacatccGA AACTGGCGATGCGGATATATATGCTTCCCAATTTACAACCAAACCAACATACAAGCCTGATCAATATTGTCTTCAATCTGCTACATGTGGCGAGGACATAATTCTTATTCCTGACag ttttaaaagaCCAGTTAGCATAGGAGTTTACGGACATCCATCTCATGAAGTTAGCGAATATATTCTGTTAGTATATGAATCaacaaatacagaaaatatcTTTTATGATAGGAGGTCGGATGATGTTCATGAGGACTATAATGATAAGGTATCTTTTGTGATGTAA